The Thermus filiformis genome contains a region encoding:
- a CDS encoding thiolase family protein, whose amino-acid sequence MREAYIVAAVRTPIGRFGGVFKDLSPVELGAHAMRAALERAGVEGGALDLYVFGNVLRAGHGQLLPRQAALNAGIPKEVDGYAVDMVCASGMMAVMNAATAIRAREAELVLAGGMESMSQAGFYLSHRARWGYKFLMGAPESLQDILLRDGLSDPFSGEAMGEQAERLAADYGVSREEVDEAAYLSHTRALEATERGLFAREIAPVEVPGRKGVERVERDEGLRPETSRASLAALRPAFRKDGVLTAGNSSQISDGAAALLLASEDAVKAHGLKPIARILGGSWAAGEAWRFPEAPIPAVKKLLDRLGMRLQDFDLFENNEAFALNNVLFHRLLGVPYERLNVHGGAVAIGHPIGASGARILVTLLNALEAQGKSLGLAAICHGTGGSTALAVERL is encoded by the coding sequence ATGCGGGAAGCCTACATCGTGGCCGCGGTCAGGACCCCCATCGGCCGGTTCGGGGGGGTGTTCAAGGACCTGTCCCCGGTGGAGCTGGGGGCGCACGCCATGCGGGCCGCCCTGGAGAGGGCGGGCGTGGAGGGAGGGGCTTTGGACCTCTACGTCTTCGGAAACGTCCTGCGGGCGGGGCACGGACAGCTTCTGCCCCGCCAGGCGGCCCTGAACGCCGGCATCCCCAAGGAGGTGGACGGGTACGCGGTGGACATGGTCTGCGCCTCGGGGATGATGGCGGTGATGAACGCCGCCACCGCCATCCGGGCCCGGGAGGCGGAGCTGGTGCTGGCGGGGGGGATGGAGTCCATGAGCCAGGCGGGGTTCTACCTCTCCCACCGGGCGCGCTGGGGGTACAAGTTCCTCATGGGGGCCCCGGAGAGCCTGCAGGACATCCTCCTGAGGGACGGCCTCTCCGACCCCTTCAGCGGCGAGGCCATGGGGGAGCAGGCGGAGCGGCTGGCCGCCGATTACGGCGTTTCACGGGAGGAGGTGGACGAGGCCGCCTACCTTTCCCACACCCGGGCCCTCGAGGCCACCGAGCGGGGCCTCTTCGCCCGGGAGATCGCCCCGGTGGAGGTCCCGGGGAGGAAGGGGGTGGAGCGGGTGGAGAGGGACGAGGGGCTCAGGCCTGAGACCTCCCGGGCGTCGCTCGCCGCCCTGAGGCCCGCCTTCCGCAAGGACGGGGTCCTCACCGCCGGGAACAGCAGCCAGATCTCCGACGGGGCGGCGGCCCTCCTTTTGGCCAGCGAGGACGCGGTGAAGGCCCACGGCCTGAAGCCCATCGCCCGCATCCTGGGGGGGAGCTGGGCGGCGGGGGAGGCCTGGCGGTTTCCCGAGGCGCCCATCCCCGCGGTCAAGAAGCTTTTGGACCGGCTGGGGATGCGGCTTCAGGACTTTGACCTCTTTGAGAACAACGAGGCCTTCGCCTTGAACAACGTCCTCTTCCACCGGCTTTTGGGCGTTCCCTACGAGCGGCTCAACGTCCACGGGGGGGCGGTGGCCATCGGCCACCCCATCGGGGCGAGCGGGGCGCGGATCCTGGTCACCCTGCTGAACGCCCTCGAGGCCCAGGGGAAGAGCCTCGGCCTGGCCGCCATCTGCCACGGGACCGGGGGTTCCACGGCTTTGGCGGTGGAGCGGCTCTGA
- a CDS encoding DUF503 domain-containing protein, producing the protein MKAYLGLYTARVETPARSLKEKRALIKPALERLKARFPVSAARLHGLDAWSYEVVGFTLLGNDPRWVEETLRQAAAFLGAQGLRVALEEFRLEAVELDGLV; encoded by the coding sequence ATGAAGGCCTACCTGGGGCTGTACACGGCGAGGGTGGAGACCCCGGCACGGAGCCTGAAGGAAAAGCGGGCCCTGATCAAGCCCGCCCTGGAGCGGCTCAAGGCCCGCTTTCCTGTTTCGGCGGCCCGGCTTCACGGCCTGGACGCCTGGAGCTACGAGGTGGTGGGCTTCACCCTTCTGGGCAACGACCCCCGCTGGGTGGAAGAAACCCTTCGGCAGGCGGCGGCCTTCCTGGGCGCCCAGGGGCTGAGGGTGGCCCTGGAGGAGTTCCGCCTCGAGGCGGTGGAGCTGGACGGCCTGGTCTAG
- a CDS encoding BamA/OMP85 family outer membrane protein, translated as MKRLIALLVLGFALAAPVKEIVVEGADPVLEALARVSLPFAEGDEVTDLEPARKALLETGFFKDVRLSFQDGVLRVVLVPNPPIREVRVQTQAFPEAQLKAFLEQNFALGPGATYNPKRAQEAASALAQAYRQAGFPFVPRVTFAAKEGPDGVELTFQVEEGVEVKEVRVEGVSLLPKEEVERAFQDLKGTFSFAKYQAAVQKVAQLYGEKGYRGSGVDLEATLLKEGVLQVQVRELKVGRLEGEGLDLGDFPLKPGEFFNYEKLLEGVQALSRKLSRQVAFDLEVVGDKVNVRLSPGPEGGLIREVRLEGNTAFPNETLLPLLRLKEGEVYTPALAQEDFARILDFYRKAGYELLPEPRPSYQDGVYTQVLQEVRIQGYRLEWQGEHRTQDEVILRELPKPGSLLSVPGLRRALTNLMATGLLAEPPQVLTEAGSSPEKVVLVLRLKEARTGLFTPSLGWSSLEGWSGSASFKETNLFGLGHRISADLAFIQNDAKDNLSFSLSYEIPWLYLELADLKEVRTSLSFSLYSTPVGNIKLLDGTTDTGWEYTERRSGLGFSLARPLSKELPNLRTSLALSARRTVPELEVYDPKAPCDPSVTDSSNERYCDGTGYKNPGYVKSLLEAPGWTVRLDTTLSYLDVDSLRFRTRGYEASLATGLGLSLPDTGGRSFFVPVVVTGKTYFPLEERQALALRLSAGALLGSPPQSERFYLSGSGAEAFTLRGYEDRKYGGLSFATSSLEYRYDFNLSPQGGTNLYGVLFTDLGLADNTGGVKWSLGLGFQLDLDVFGALLPSLRLDYAFSPENPTGKLHFRIGPMF; from the coding sequence ATGAAGCGGCTTATCGCCCTCTTGGTCCTGGGGTTCGCCCTGGCGGCCCCCGTAAAGGAGATCGTGGTGGAGGGGGCTGACCCCGTCCTAGAGGCCCTGGCCCGGGTCAGCCTCCCCTTCGCGGAAGGGGACGAGGTCACCGACCTCGAGCCCGCCCGGAAGGCCCTTTTGGAGACCGGCTTCTTCAAGGACGTCCGCCTCTCTTTCCAAGACGGGGTCCTGCGGGTGGTCCTGGTGCCCAACCCCCCCATCCGGGAGGTCCGCGTCCAGACGCAGGCCTTCCCGGAAGCCCAGCTCAAGGCCTTCCTGGAGCAGAACTTCGCCCTAGGCCCGGGGGCCACCTACAACCCCAAACGGGCCCAGGAGGCCGCCTCCGCCCTGGCCCAGGCCTACCGGCAGGCGGGCTTCCCCTTCGTGCCCAGGGTGACCTTTGCCGCCAAGGAGGGGCCGGACGGGGTGGAGCTCACCTTCCAGGTGGAGGAAGGGGTGGAGGTGAAGGAGGTCCGGGTGGAAGGGGTGAGCCTCCTGCCCAAAGAGGAGGTGGAGCGAGCCTTCCAAGACCTAAAGGGAACCTTTTCCTTCGCCAAGTACCAGGCGGCGGTCCAAAAGGTGGCCCAGCTTTACGGGGAGAAGGGCTACCGGGGAAGCGGGGTGGACCTGGAAGCCACCCTCCTCAAGGAGGGCGTCTTGCAGGTCCAGGTCCGGGAGCTGAAGGTGGGCCGGCTGGAAGGAGAAGGGCTGGACCTGGGGGACTTCCCCCTGAAGCCCGGGGAGTTCTTCAACTACGAAAAGCTCCTCGAGGGGGTGCAGGCCCTTTCCCGGAAGCTCTCCCGGCAGGTGGCGTTTGACCTGGAGGTGGTAGGGGACAAGGTGAACGTCCGGCTGAGCCCGGGGCCCGAGGGCGGCCTCATCCGGGAGGTGCGCCTCGAGGGGAACACGGCCTTCCCCAATGAGACCCTCCTGCCCCTCCTCCGCCTCAAGGAGGGGGAGGTCTACACCCCTGCCCTGGCCCAGGAGGACTTCGCCCGCATCCTGGACTTCTACCGCAAGGCCGGGTACGAGCTTTTGCCCGAGCCCAGGCCCTCCTACCAGGACGGGGTCTACACCCAGGTCCTCCAGGAGGTCCGGATCCAGGGCTACCGGCTGGAGTGGCAGGGGGAGCACCGCACCCAGGACGAGGTCATCCTACGGGAGCTCCCCAAGCCGGGAAGCCTCCTGAGCGTCCCCGGGCTCCGCCGGGCCCTCACCAACCTGATGGCCACCGGCCTCCTGGCCGAGCCCCCCCAGGTCCTGACCGAGGCCGGATCCAGTCCAGAAAAGGTGGTCCTGGTTCTGCGCCTGAAGGAGGCGCGGACCGGCCTCTTTACCCCCAGCCTGGGCTGGAGCTCCCTCGAGGGCTGGAGCGGAAGCGCCAGCTTCAAGGAGACCAACCTCTTCGGCCTCGGCCACCGCATCTCCGCCGATCTGGCCTTCATCCAGAACGACGCCAAGGACAACCTTTCCTTCTCCTTGAGCTACGAGATCCCCTGGCTCTACCTGGAGCTGGCCGACCTGAAGGAGGTCCGGACCAGCCTGAGCTTCTCCCTCTACTCCACCCCCGTGGGGAACATCAAGCTTCTGGACGGCACGACCGACACGGGCTGGGAGTACACGGAGCGGCGCTCCGGCCTGGGCTTCAGCCTGGCCCGGCCGCTTTCCAAGGAGCTTCCCAACCTGCGCACCTCCTTGGCCCTTTCCGCCCGTAGGACGGTGCCCGAGCTGGAGGTCTACGACCCCAAGGCTCCCTGCGACCCCTCGGTGACCGACTCCTCTAACGAACGCTACTGCGACGGCACCGGTTACAAGAACCCCGGCTACGTGAAGTCCCTCCTGGAGGCCCCGGGCTGGACGGTGCGGCTGGACACCACCTTGAGCTACCTGGACGTGGACAGCCTCCGCTTCCGCACCCGGGGGTACGAGGCCAGCCTGGCCACCGGCCTGGGCCTCTCCCTGCCCGACACCGGGGGGCGGAGCTTCTTCGTCCCGGTGGTCGTCACGGGCAAGACCTACTTCCCCCTCGAGGAGCGGCAGGCCCTGGCCCTCCGCCTCTCCGCGGGGGCCCTTCTGGGCTCCCCACCCCAGAGCGAGCGGTTCTACCTCTCGGGAAGCGGGGCGGAGGCCTTCACCCTCAGGGGGTACGAGGACCGGAAGTACGGGGGGCTCTCCTTCGCCACCTCGAGCCTGGAGTACCGGTACGACTTCAACCTCTCCCCCCAGGGGGGGACCAACCTCTACGGCGTCCTCTTCACCGACCTGGGCCTCGCGGACAACACCGGCGGGGTGAAGTGGAGCCTGGGGCTGGGCTTCCAGCTGGACCTGGACGTCTTCGGGGCCCTCCTCCCCTCCTTGAGGCTGGACTACGCCTTCAGCCCAGAGAACCCCACGGGGAAGCTGCACTTCCGGATAGGGCCGATGTTTTGA
- a CDS encoding purine-nucleoside phosphorylase produces MVYEKIQEAVQAVRSRTGFTPEVAVVLGSGLGPLAEEVEKVAEIPYGEIPHFPRSTAPGHAGRLVLGQLEGKNVLVYQGRVHYYEGYSAEEVVFPVRVGFFLGARTFLLTSAAGGLNPRFRAGGIMLHLDYINFAGANPLRGPNDERLGPRFPVMFEAYDPGLIELARKVARSQDLHLFEGVYAWFMGPSFASRAELKLLRDLGADAIGMSTVPEVIALRHLGARVLGLSTITDMAVPEREHHATEEEVLRVAQETGPVFRRFVRGILARL; encoded by the coding sequence ATGGTGTACGAGAAGATCCAGGAAGCGGTGCAGGCGGTCCGTTCCCGGACCGGTTTCACGCCCGAGGTGGCGGTGGTCCTGGGTTCGGGCCTGGGCCCCTTGGCCGAGGAGGTGGAGAAGGTGGCGGAGATCCCCTACGGGGAGATCCCTCACTTTCCCCGCTCCACCGCCCCCGGGCACGCGGGCCGGCTGGTGCTGGGACAGTTGGAGGGCAAGAACGTCCTGGTCTACCAGGGCCGGGTCCACTACTACGAGGGCTACAGCGCGGAGGAGGTGGTCTTCCCGGTCCGGGTGGGCTTCTTCCTGGGGGCCCGGACCTTCCTCCTCACCTCTGCCGCCGGGGGGCTCAACCCCAGGTTCCGCGCCGGGGGGATCATGCTCCACCTGGACTACATCAACTTCGCGGGGGCCAACCCCTTGCGGGGCCCGAACGACGAGCGGCTGGGCCCCCGCTTCCCGGTGATGTTTGAGGCCTACGACCCCGGGCTCATAGAGCTGGCCCGTAAGGTGGCCCGGTCCCAGGACCTGCACCTCTTTGAGGGGGTCTACGCCTGGTTCATGGGGCCCTCCTTCGCCAGCCGGGCCGAGCTCAAGCTCCTGCGCGACCTGGGGGCGGACGCGATCGGCATGTCCACCGTGCCCGAGGTCATCGCCCTCAGGCACCTGGGGGCGCGGGTTTTGGGGCTTTCCACCATCACCGACATGGCCGTGCCGGAGCGGGAGCACCACGCCACCGAGGAGGAGGTCCTGAGGGTGGCCCAAGAGACGGGTCCGGTCTTCCGCCGGTTCGTCCGGGGCATCCTCGCCCGGCTATGA
- a CDS encoding YggS family pyridoxal phosphate-dependent enzyme: MSLPGVLERIAQAAQRAGRSPHEVRLVAVTKGHPVEEIREKVLAYGDFPLGESRVQEALPKMEALQAEWHFIGPLQTNKARFMPRFALVHSLDSLRLAQALNRVGEKEGRPLRVLVEVNLGREPQKHGFLEEDLPEALARIRDLPFLRVEGLMTVAPIAPEAVLRPLFARLSLLADRYRLRERSMGMSDDFELAVEEGATLVRVGRAVFAVD; the protein is encoded by the coding sequence ATGAGCCTGCCCGGCGTCCTCGAGCGCATCGCCCAGGCGGCCCAAAGGGCCGGGCGCTCCCCCCATGAGGTGCGGCTTGTGGCCGTCACCAAGGGCCACCCCGTGGAGGAGATCCGGGAGAAGGTCCTGGCCTACGGGGACTTCCCCCTGGGGGAGAGCCGGGTCCAGGAGGCCCTGCCCAAGATGGAGGCCCTCCAGGCGGAGTGGCACTTCATCGGCCCCTTGCAGACCAACAAGGCCCGGTTCATGCCCCGCTTCGCCCTGGTCCACTCCCTGGACTCCCTGCGCCTGGCCCAGGCCCTGAACCGGGTGGGGGAGAAGGAGGGGCGGCCCCTCAGGGTTTTGGTGGAGGTGAACCTGGGCCGGGAGCCCCAGAAGCACGGCTTCTTGGAGGAGGACCTCCCCGAGGCCCTGGCCCGGATCCGGGACCTGCCCTTCCTGCGCGTGGAGGGCCTGATGACCGTGGCCCCCATCGCCCCTGAGGCGGTCCTGCGGCCCCTCTTCGCCCGGCTCTCCCTCCTGGCCGACCGCTATAGGCTTCGGGAGCGCTCCATGGGCATGTCCGACGACTTTGAGCTGGCGGTGGAGGAGGGGGCCACCCTGGTCCGGGTGGGCCGGGCGGTCTTTGCCGTAGACTGA
- a CDS encoding DivIVA domain-containing protein, with amino-acid sequence MDLTPLDVRYQEFPRAFRGYRVKEVRAYLARVAEVMEGLLEENQRLKDLLREKEEELARLQEAEGELKRAVVAAERIGRELKAQAEREAELILKEARAAKEQVLKEAAEELKRLRAEAERVRTERNLFIDQFRGLLQGYLDSLRRLEERPPGGKGDKGPTP; translated from the coding sequence ATGGACCTTACCCCCCTGGACGTTCGCTACCAGGAGTTCCCCCGCGCCTTCCGGGGCTACCGGGTGAAGGAGGTGCGGGCCTACCTGGCCCGGGTCGCCGAGGTCATGGAGGGGCTCCTCGAGGAGAACCAGCGGCTCAAGGACCTCCTGAGGGAGAAGGAGGAGGAGCTGGCCCGGCTTCAGGAGGCCGAGGGGGAGCTCAAGCGGGCGGTGGTGGCGGCGGAGCGCATCGGCCGGGAGCTGAAGGCCCAGGCGGAGCGGGAGGCCGAGCTGATCCTCAAGGAGGCCCGGGCGGCCAAGGAGCAGGTCCTGAAGGAGGCGGCGGAGGAGCTCAAGCGCCTGAGGGCCGAGGCGGAGCGGGTCCGGACCGAGCGCAACCTCTTCATAGACCAGTTCCGGGGGCTCCTCCAGGGGTATTTGGACTCCCTGCGGAGGCTCGAGGAAAGACCCCCAGGCGGTAAAGGAGATAAAGGCCCCACTCCTTGA
- a CDS encoding YdcF family protein, with protein sequence MWLLLVLALAQAQPGYEYAVVPGAAQYDGTPSPAFARRLLAALELYREGRVRRIAVAGGRRPGDRTSEGEAGCTFLRARGVPRDRLLCETESRSTYENLRNLRPHLRGRVLIVTDAPHLRRALFLARRLGLEAEGHPVPGRYGLGYWLKEWGLYLLYRLGVFPRASAGSPNTPGGAPGTGL encoded by the coding sequence GTGTGGCTTCTACTCGTTCTCGCCTTGGCCCAGGCCCAGCCGGGGTACGAGTACGCGGTCGTCCCGGGGGCGGCCCAGTACGACGGCACCCCCTCCCCCGCCTTCGCCCGGCGGCTTCTGGCCGCACTTGAGCTCTATCGAGAAGGACGTGTGCGGCGCATCGCCGTGGCCGGGGGGCGTAGGCCGGGGGACCGGACCAGCGAGGGGGAGGCGGGGTGCACCTTCCTGAGGGCGCGGGGGGTGCCCCGGGACCGCCTCCTCTGTGAGACGGAAAGCCGGAGCACCTACGAGAACCTGCGGAACCTCCGGCCCCACCTCCGGGGGCGGGTCCTCATCGTCACCGACGCCCCTCACCTCAGGCGGGCCCTCTTCCTGGCCCGAAGGCTGGGCCTCGAGGCGGAGGGCCACCCGGTTCCCGGCCGGTACGGCCTCGGCTACTGGCTCAAGGAGTGGGGCCTTTATCTCCTTTACCGCCTGGGGGTCTTTCCTCGAGCCTCCGCAGGGAGTCCAAATACCCCTGGAGGAGCCCCCGGAACTGGTCTATGA